In Synechococcus sp. KORDI-52, one genomic interval encodes:
- a CDS encoding succinate dehydrogenase cytochrome b subunit encodes MRLGSALSGLFLVLFLVVHLAGLLPAVIAPSQFELYATGLHHQQWLPVLEVSLAATAAIHLIFTVAKTLRNRRAGNAAALRSRRGRPLEALASRSKMAAGVITLGFLALHLQQLRWPRPSDGLEREVLQQVLLQPISLVVYAAGSLAIGLHLLHGAEAAHRNLGLLSPANGSSIRWGGRLLASGIGGGFLLISLGLALGGLA; translated from the coding sequence ATGCGTCTTGGATCCGCCCTCAGCGGTTTGTTCCTGGTTCTGTTCCTCGTTGTGCATCTGGCCGGTTTGCTGCCCGCCGTGATCGCACCGAGCCAGTTCGAGCTCTACGCCACGGGGCTGCACCACCAGCAATGGCTCCCCGTGTTGGAGGTCAGTTTGGCCGCCACTGCCGCCATTCATCTGATCTTCACCGTCGCGAAAACACTTCGGAATCGTCGTGCGGGGAATGCGGCTGCTCTACGCAGCCGTCGCGGTCGACCACTCGAGGCTCTGGCCAGCCGCAGCAAGATGGCGGCCGGTGTGATCACCCTTGGATTTCTGGCCCTGCACTTGCAACAACTGCGCTGGCCACGCCCGAGCGATGGGCTGGAACGGGAGGTGCTGCAGCAGGTGTTGCTGCAACCGATCAGCCTGGTGGTTTATGCCGCAGGCAGCCTGGCCATCGGCCTGCATCTGCTCCACGGAGCGGAAGCAGCCCACCGCAACCTGGGTCTGCTCAGCCCGGCCAATGGCTCCAGCATCCGCTGGGGAGGTCGCCTCTTGGCGTCGGGGATCGGGGGAGGCTTCCTGCTGATCAGCCTGGGACTGGCCCTCGGAGGGTTGGCATGA